One part of the Pyrinomonadaceae bacterium genome encodes these proteins:
- a CDS encoding ECF-type sigma factor, producing MKDQTLNSHEITKLLQAWSQGDSEALAKLIPLVDRELKKIAHAYMRKERPGHILQTTALVDEALIRLIRADKINWDNRKHFYALIARRMRQVLVEYARKQITRGGTRVAQVEITEADKLTDKASEELLLLHEALMKLATFDARKATVVEQRYFGGFTFGEIAKLMGVSKTTVEREWNFARSWLKNEIPASKT from the coding sequence GTGAAAGATCAAACACTCAACTCTCATGAAATAACTAAGTTGCTGCAAGCATGGAGCCAGGGCGATTCGGAAGCTCTCGCCAAGCTGATACCCCTGGTAGACCGTGAGCTGAAGAAAATTGCCCACGCCTATATGCGTAAAGAGAGACCCGGCCATATCCTGCAAACGACCGCACTGGTCGATGAGGCGCTTATCCGGTTAATACGGGCAGACAAGATCAATTGGGACAATCGAAAACACTTCTACGCGCTCATCGCCCGCCGCATGCGTCAAGTCCTGGTTGAATACGCCAGAAAGCAAATAACCAGGGGAGGTACTCGCGTGGCCCAGGTTGAGATCACAGAGGCTGATAAGTTGACGGACAAGGCATCGGAAGAATTGCTACTCCTGCATGAGGCGCTGATGAAGCTCGCGACTTTCGACGCGCGCAAAGCAACCGTTGTCGAGCAGCGTTACTTTGGAGGATTTACCTTCGGCGAAATAGCGAAGCTCATGGGAGTCTCAAAGACCACGGTTGAGCGCGAGTGGAATTTCGCACGCAGCTGGCTGAAAAATGAAATTCCGGCCTCGAAAACTTGA
- a CDS encoding CHAT domain-containing protein gives MVTFFLLLGTPSAQPTKETPENAFIRLANEGLHLFAAGSPASLTKAIEKFESARVALRPLNLPVGDAVMLTMIGVAYSQVGQDQKAMEKYMESLPLYRIAGEQKGEASTLLHLGLIHTKLGEMEKGLDYLGQALALFHTAGERQGEAMALTVIGSLYVLLGKPEELITYYSKVLAISRSTAPRERDTTALPALAPLFKLMGQNVVDQPEKAREGLEQLLSLSRAFRIPRGQALALLGLGLDHSFEHETQKALSYYEQALPLFQSEHDRPGEGVALFGLCMSYISARDHKKGFIYCDQALALHRAIGDRHAESLTLKQIAIGERDRGDLAASLRAIESAIANVESIRTKVVNPELRLSFFAGAQDYYEFYIDLLMRLHKQHPNDGYNAKALHATERARARSLLDTLNEANADIRQGVDAALLQREQETQRRLNAKAQTQMSLVSQKHSEAQAKAIAEEIQALIKDLQQVETEIRQNSPQYAALMQPRPLTVREIQTQVLDQETVLLEYALGEERSFVWVVTSAAITSHELAKRSDIESAVAHFYNLLNARNADVKGETKEQRAVRISRSDAAIPLAAASLSRMVLVPEVGRTGKKRLVVVADGALHFIPFAALPVGTDGPTRGNQKGTVTEPRNLIADHEIVNLPSASTLAVIREEVAGRERAPKTVAVLADPVFMKTDERVKTEKNRSPPPRNESKKDRQLIKAKEDTGLSSGLDIPRLPGTRREAEQIVAMVPENERRLALDFTANREAATSAELAQYRYVHLSTHGLLNSVHPELSGLVFSLVNERGEPQDGFLLAHEIFNLKIPAEAVVLSACETGIGKDIKGEGLVSLTRGFMYAGSPRVVVSLWGVSDSATTELMVRFYQGMLKEGRPPAAALRAAQLSVMSDKRWASPYYWAPFVLQGEWR, from the coding sequence TTGGTAACTTTCTTTCTGTTACTCGGCACACCGTCAGCACAACCGACGAAAGAGACCCCTGAAAATGCTTTTATCCGACTAGCGAACGAGGGGTTGCATCTGTTCGCCGCAGGCTCGCCGGCATCTCTAACAAAAGCCATTGAAAAGTTCGAATCGGCACGAGTAGCGCTTCGCCCCCTTAACCTGCCTGTCGGCGACGCTGTTATGTTGACGATGATTGGCGTCGCCTACAGCCAGGTCGGGCAAGATCAAAAGGCGATGGAAAAGTACATGGAGTCGCTGCCCCTCTATCGAATTGCCGGCGAGCAGAAAGGGGAGGCCAGCACCCTGCTTCATCTTGGGCTAATACATACCAAGTTAGGCGAAATGGAGAAAGGGCTGGACTATTTGGGCCAGGCTTTGGCGCTCTTTCACACCGCGGGCGAGCGGCAGGGTGAAGCGATGGCGCTAACTGTGATCGGAAGTCTTTATGTGCTTCTGGGAAAACCTGAGGAGTTGATCACTTATTACAGCAAGGTTCTCGCGATCTCCCGCTCCACCGCGCCGCGTGAGAGGGACACAACTGCTCTGCCTGCACTTGCCCCGCTCTTTAAGCTGATGGGTCAGAATGTAGTGGATCAGCCGGAGAAGGCGCGAGAGGGTCTTGAGCAACTTTTGTCATTGTCGCGCGCCTTCCGCATTCCTCGCGGACAGGCTCTTGCGCTTTTAGGGCTGGGCCTGGACCACAGTTTTGAACACGAAACTCAAAAAGCTCTTTCGTATTACGAGCAAGCTTTGCCTCTCTTTCAATCCGAGCATGATCGCCCCGGCGAGGGCGTTGCGCTCTTCGGGCTTTGCATGAGCTACATTAGTGCTCGTGATCATAAGAAGGGTTTTATCTATTGTGATCAGGCGCTTGCGCTCCATCGCGCCATTGGTGACCGCCATGCTGAATCACTCACACTGAAGCAAATCGCTATCGGAGAACGAGATCGTGGAGATCTCGCCGCCTCTTTGAGAGCGATCGAGTCTGCCATCGCGAATGTCGAGTCTATCCGAACAAAAGTAGTTAATCCGGAGCTTCGTCTCTCGTTTTTCGCCGGCGCACAGGATTACTACGAGTTCTACATCGACCTGCTAATGCGTCTGCACAAGCAGCATCCAAACGACGGCTACAACGCAAAGGCACTCCATGCGACCGAACGCGCGCGCGCGCGCTCCCTGCTTGACACGCTTAACGAAGCAAACGCCGACATACGCCAAGGCGTTGATGCTGCACTGTTACAGCGCGAACAGGAGACTCAGCGCCGGCTCAACGCGAAAGCCCAAACACAAATGAGCTTGGTGTCGCAAAAGCACTCAGAGGCACAAGCCAAGGCGATCGCCGAAGAAATCCAGGCGTTGATTAAGGATTTGCAGCAGGTCGAAACAGAGATCCGGCAAAACAGCCCGCAGTATGCTGCGCTGATGCAACCGCGCCCGCTCACTGTAAGGGAGATTCAGACGCAGGTACTGGATCAAGAGACTGTCTTGCTGGAGTATGCGCTGGGTGAGGAGCGTAGCTTTGTATGGGTTGTGACTTCAGCCGCGATCACCAGCCACGAGTTAGCCAAACGTTCTGATATTGAAAGTGCTGTCGCCCACTTTTACAATCTTTTGAACGCACGGAATGCAGACGTGAAAGGTGAGACGAAGGAACAGCGGGCGGTCCGAATCAGTAGGTCGGACGCCGCCATCCCCCTGGCTGCCGCATCGTTAAGCCGGATGGTGCTCGTTCCCGAAGTGGGACGCACGGGCAAGAAGCGATTGGTGGTTGTCGCTGACGGCGCGCTCCACTTTATTCCGTTTGCCGCGTTGCCGGTGGGGACCGACGGCCCTACCAGGGGGAATCAAAAAGGAACTGTCACAGAGCCGAGAAACTTGATAGCTGATCACGAGATCGTCAATCTGCCCTCCGCCTCAACACTGGCAGTGATCCGAGAGGAAGTCGCGGGACGTGAACGGGCGCCTAAAACTGTCGCGGTGCTGGCCGATCCAGTGTTTATGAAAACCGATGAGCGCGTTAAGACAGAGAAAAACAGGAGCCCACCGCCGCGCAATGAAAGCAAAAAAGACCGACAGCTTATCAAAGCTAAGGAAGATACAGGTTTATCCAGTGGATTGGACATTCCTCGTCTGCCCGGTACGCGTCGAGAAGCAGAGCAGATCGTGGCGATGGTTCCCGAAAATGAGCGGCGACTAGCGCTGGACTTTACCGCCAATCGGGAGGCGGCAACCAGCGCCGAGCTGGCCCAGTATCGCTACGTACATCTTTCCACCCACGGTCTTTTGAACAGCGTCCACCCAGAATTGTCCGGGTTAGTTTTCTCTCTGGTGAACGAACGTGGAGAACCCCAAGACGGCTTCTTGCTGGCGCATGAGATCTTCAATCTAAAGATTCCGGCCGAGGCGGTGGTTCTAAGTGCGTGCGAAACCGGCATTGGTAAAGACATTAAAGGGGAGGGGCTTGTGAGCCTAACACGCGGATTCATGTACGCCGGATCACCACGGGTGGTCGTAAGTCTTTGGGGTGTGAGCGACTCCGCAACGACTGAACTGATGGTGCGATTTTATCAAGGGATGTTAAAGGAAGGCCGGCCGCCCGCCGCGGCTCTTCGGGCTGCACAATTGTCCGTGATGAGCGACAAACGATGGGCGTCACCCTATTATTGGGCCCCATTTGTCTTGCAAGGGGAATGGCGATAA
- a CDS encoding DUF3892 domain-containing protein yields MADTIKGNNDGENGENDSYTIPGRGSHIARRTIVREVKDGKHPNFGIYERNGVEYVRGKPDSKTRNNVND; encoded by the coding sequence ATGGCAGACACAATTAAAGGCAACAACGACGGTGAAAATGGTGAGAACGACTCATACACAATACCTGGACGTGGCTCCCACATTGCTCGTCGCACTATCGTCCGAGAAGTTAAAGACGGTAAGCATCCGAACTTTGGAATCTATGAAAGAAACGGCGTCGAGTACGTTCGCGGCAAACCGGACTCCAAAACCAGAAATAACGTTAATGATTAG
- the secG gene encoding preprotein translocase subunit SecG: protein MIAYVLYGLFILACVVLILVILLQPGKADAGALFTSSVSSTAFGPRGTASLLAKITIGAASAFMLIALMLSLPWLTGTSSVLQSGVTDAPVTTPTPVASPTTAAPTPTPFSTVITPSPQPSK, encoded by the coding sequence ATGATCGCTTACGTTTTATACGGATTATTCATTCTGGCGTGCGTTGTTTTGATCCTCGTCATCTTGCTGCAACCAGGCAAGGCCGATGCGGGCGCATTGTTCACCAGCTCAGTTTCGAGCACGGCGTTCGGACCGCGCGGCACGGCAAGCTTGCTGGCAAAGATTACGATCGGCGCGGCGTCGGCCTTTATGCTGATTGCATTGATGCTTTCGCTGCCGTGGCTCACGGGCACGAGTTCGGTTTTGCAGTCCGGTGTAACGGATGCTCCCGTGACGACGCCGACGCCCGTAGCCTCGCCAACGACAGCGGCGCCGACCCCGACTCCGTTTTCAACTGTCATCACGCCTTCGCCGCAACCGAGCAAGTAG
- the tpiA gene encoding triose-phosphate isomerase produces the protein MRKPVIAGNWKMYKTVADSVATAVALKPLVANANHCEVVIAPVFPALKSVADRLEGSNIRVSAQNCSTEHNEGAFTGEVAAFMVRDAGCSHVIVGHSERRQYFLETDQIVSKKAQAGLAAGLTAIVCVGETLDQRDAGKALDVVKEQLTGSLSGLTASDLDRIIVAYEPVWAIGTGRTATPEQAQEMHAFIRRVFTEGHSPAAAENLRILYGGSVKPDNITGLMKQPDIDGALVGGASLKAESFAEIVNYLK, from the coding sequence ATGCGTAAACCTGTCATTGCTGGAAACTGGAAGATGTACAAGACGGTCGCCGACTCAGTGGCGACGGCCGTCGCTTTGAAACCTTTGGTCGCTAACGCGAATCACTGTGAAGTGGTTATCGCGCCAGTGTTCCCGGCGTTGAAATCTGTCGCTGATCGTCTGGAGGGTTCGAACATTCGCGTCTCGGCGCAGAATTGTTCGACGGAACACAACGAAGGCGCCTTTACGGGTGAAGTAGCGGCCTTCATGGTGCGCGACGCCGGCTGCTCGCACGTGATTGTGGGCCATTCGGAACGTCGCCAATACTTTCTCGAGACGGATCAAATCGTCAGCAAGAAAGCCCAGGCCGGACTCGCCGCGGGCCTGACCGCGATCGTGTGTGTCGGCGAAACGCTCGATCAGCGCGATGCGGGCAAGGCTCTTGATGTGGTGAAAGAGCAGCTAACCGGCAGTTTGAGCGGGTTGACAGCCTCAGACCTCGACCGTATCATCGTTGCTTACGAACCTGTCTGGGCCATTGGTACTGGACGCACCGCGACGCCGGAGCAAGCGCAGGAAATGCACGCGTTTATCCGGCGCGTTTTTACGGAAGGACACTCGCCGGCCGCGGCGGAAAACCTGCGGATTTTGTACGGCGGATCAGTCAAACCGGACAACATCACGGGCTTGATGAAACAGCCTGATATTGATGGCGCCCTCGTCGGCGGTGCGAGTTTGAAGGCCGAGAGCTTCGCTGAGATTGTGAATTACCTAAAGTAG
- a CDS encoding phosphoglycerate kinase, with product MTKLSIRDLDLNGKRVFIRVDFNVPIKDGRCDDDTRIRAALPTINYAIEHGARVILASHLGRPKGQRVDKYSLRPAHEKLQELLGTPSTEVAIASPIGSESGSRSITFAPDCIGEEVRKMTEQMKDGDVLLLENLRFHPEEEKNDEAFAKELASLCDLYVNDAFGAAHRAHASTAGITKFVEKAAAGLLMEKELEYLGRVIENPEHPFAAILGGAKVSDKIPVIDALIGRKVDRLLIGGAMAYTFLKAEGFTVGKSLVENDQLHTASEIKQRCEQSGVQLLLPTDHQVVDSYEPVKGSAIVAKTIPIEFTNAGHAGMDIGVETVMHFSQALKDATTIIWNGPMGVFEEPPFDQGTIGIARAVAEAADGGAIVIVGGGDSVAAVTKAGVADRITHISTGGGATLEFLSGDELPGVSSLTDK from the coding sequence ATGACTAAATTGTCCATCCGCGACCTCGACCTCAACGGCAAGCGCGTCTTCATCCGAGTCGATTTTAACGTCCCCATCAAAGACGGTAGGTGTGACGACGACACGCGCATTCGTGCGGCGTTACCCACCATCAACTACGCGATCGAACACGGCGCGCGCGTGATTCTCGCGTCGCACCTGGGCCGGCCCAAAGGTCAACGCGTCGATAAGTACAGCTTGCGGCCCGCGCACGAAAAACTTCAGGAACTGCTGGGAACGCCGTCAACCGAAGTCGCAATAGCCAGCCCAATCGGCTCCGAGAGTGGCAGCCGCTCAATCACTTTTGCGCCGGACTGCATCGGCGAAGAAGTCCGGAAAATGACCGAGCAAATGAAGGACGGCGACGTGCTGCTGCTCGAAAATCTTCGTTTCCATCCCGAAGAAGAAAAGAATGATGAAGCCTTCGCGAAAGAACTAGCCTCACTTTGCGATCTCTACGTCAATGATGCATTCGGCGCGGCGCATCGCGCGCACGCGTCCACGGCCGGTATCACAAAGTTCGTTGAGAAAGCGGCAGCTGGTCTGCTGATGGAAAAAGAACTTGAGTATCTAGGCCGCGTAATTGAGAATCCTGAGCATCCGTTCGCTGCGATCCTCGGTGGCGCAAAAGTCTCGGACAAAATTCCAGTAATTGACGCGCTTATCGGACGCAAAGTCGATCGGTTGTTAATTGGCGGCGCGATGGCTTACACGTTTTTAAAGGCTGAAGGCTTCACCGTCGGAAAGTCGCTCGTGGAAAATGATCAGCTTCACACTGCATCGGAGATCAAACAGCGATGCGAACAGTCTGGCGTGCAGCTGCTTCTGCCCACGGATCATCAAGTGGTCGACAGCTACGAGCCGGTGAAGGGAAGCGCGATTGTGGCGAAGACGATCCCGATTGAATTTACGAATGCGGGACACGCGGGCATGGACATCGGCGTGGAAACGGTGATGCACTTTTCGCAGGCTTTGAAAGATGCGACGACGATCATTTGGAACGGTCCGATGGGCGTCTTCGAAGAGCCGCCATTCGACCAGGGCACAATCGGAATCGCGCGCGCGGTCGCCGAAGCTGCGGATGGCGGCGCGATTGTGATTGTCGGCGGGGGTGACTCTGTCGCGGCGGTGACAAAAGCCGGCGTCGCCGATCGCATCACACACATTTCCACCGGCGGCGGAGCCACGCTGGAATTTCTTTCCGGAGACGAGCTGCCCGGCGTCAGTTCGCTGACTGATAAGTAG